The window GGGATATGCCTAATATGGAAAAGATGGTCCAACCTTTATCAAACCATGAATTTTTCTTAACAGCAGACTTAATACCGATATAAATGGATATACTGAATGCTAATACAAAACTAAATATATTGACCTTAAATGAATTAAAAAAGTACCTGCCAATAAAATCTTTTACAGGTCTATTCTTAATGACAGAATAGCCTAATTCACCTCTTAATAATTGCCCCCACCATCTACCAAATCGTATAATAAAAGGATCGTCAAGACCAAGCTTTTCAATGAAAAATTCTCTTTTTTTAATGACTTCTTCAGCAGTACCTGTTAACTCTTCTGGATTCAAAAAAGCATTTAAAGGGTCACCAGGCATAAATTCAATGATGGTAAAGATAATCAGGGAGATAATGAGGATGACGGGTATAATAAGTACTAGTCTCTTAGCAATATACTTAACTAGTTTTCTATACTTTTCATAGAGGGAAGGTTTTTTATACAATGTATCATGATTCATAACCTTGTTTTCCAATTTTATACCATCCTTTTCTAAAAGCCCCTATCAAACTTACTTATTAAGAAGATAGGGACTTTATCAAAATATAAATCTTATGATACGCTACAACTTATTCCACGGTACAATATACAATGGCTTTTGCCCATTCCCACAAAGCACTGGTTTTGAACTCTTTTAATCTTGGATTATAAAGATCATGGTAATCATTGGAATATAGAGGTAATATAGGCATATAATCATTCATTAATTTCACCCATTCTCTATAAGCTTCTTTGTATACATCATCATTTTCGGCTAACCGCATAGTGATGAGCAATTCATCGTTTTTATCATTTATAAAGCGAGAGTTATTGGTACTTGTAGCACTTCCCCATGGCTCTTGAACTTTATCCGAATGCCAGTTGACATAACCATCAAATACAATGGTCAAACCTGTTGCCAAAGCAAACATATGGTATTTTCTTTCATTAACATCGGTAATTTCTTTACCATAGTAGTGATTAAGAAGGATGGAGAAATCAATAACGGATACATTGAACTTAATACCAAACTCCTCACCTGTCTTACCAAGGGTTAGATTGAGTGTATCTGCCCAGCTTTGACCTGGTGCTAATAACTCTATTTCAAGTACTTCATCATCTTTCGCCCATATACCATCTGCATTTTTCGCCCAGCCTGCTCCAGATAACAGCTCATCTACTTTATCTTTATTTGCTGTATATTTAGTCAGATTATCATCTACCCAGTCTTCATCAATCATCCAATAGTTGGTGGAATATGGTCCATCGGTACTCATAGCATATTTACCAAGGAAAGCTTCTCTAAACACGCCTCTGTCAATGGTATAAGCAATGGCTTGACGCACTTCCTTATGCCTTACAGGACCATAATCATTATGGAAAGTGAGGTGGCCATAACCATGTCTTGGATAATTAGAGAATTTATAACCATCTGCTTTAGCCGCATCAATTTTCTCTGCCTCTACAACGCCAGGTAAAATATCAATATTACCTGTTAGTAACTCGTCAATATCTGTTTCATCGGATACAACTTTCACAATGATATCTTTAATCATGGGCTTCTGACCTCTGAAATCCCCTGGGAACTTGTCATTAATCGTTAGCTTAACAAATTGATTTTCTACAAATTCCACAAGTTTATAGGGTCCTGAACCAATGGGATTACTGAATACGGTATCTTTTACATGTTGTTGAACAGACTTATCTTCTGGCTTATCTTTCATCGCCCAAGCCTTACTCATAATGTTATAAGTAAACACCGAACTATCTGTCGTATAGAATTTCTCTTTTACCTTAAATTTAATGGTTAAGTCATCCATTTTCTCTACACTTTCCAAATACTCATTAATGGACGAAGAGCCTCCTGCTCCAAGTAAGTTATCTTGGTCTAGGAAAAATTCATAGGTAAACAGTACATCATCTGCTGTCAGGGGTGCTCCATCAGAGAAGACAATATCTGATTTTAATGTAAACGTATGCTCTAAACCATCTTCGCTCATATCTCTTGAATCCGTCATATAGTTGAGTAAGAATTTACCACCTTCATCAGCCGTTAGCAAACCACCGCCAAATATAAGTGTACGTATATTTTTGTCATAACTACTATTCCCCCATCCTTCAATGAATTCGCCATTGAAGTTGGGGTTACCAATCATGATGTGACCAGAAGGCTCTGCTGGTTCTGGTTCTGGCTCTGGCTCTTTTTCGTCCTCCTCATTCTCTTTTTCAGATGGTTCATCCGCAACAACAGGGTCATTATCTGGCTCTGGGTCTTTTGCCTTTTTGTTACATGCTACAATGGTAAAGGCAAGGATGAATACTAAAAAAAGTGATACTATTTTTTTCATTTTCATTTCCCCTTTTTTTGTATTATTTTAAAGGGATAAACAGACCATTCTGTTTACCACTTTTAAAATCCTTAAGTCTCGTATGAAAGCGAAACATGCTAGAGGCTGAAATGTATTAATCTAAGTACACGTGTTTCCCGCAACTTGTCAATTATCTTTTGATCACCATACCACTGTATATTGTGACTGATGTCCTCCTGTATGTCCATTTCTATGACACCCTGTAGACATAAAGAGTCAACTTCAACGTCATACACCTTAACCAAGTTCTAATTTCCATATATGTTAACACTATGTGATAAGTCATCATATTATGATTAAATTCATGCCAATGGTTGATTTAACTGGGTAATTGCAGCTTCTTATTAATAATATTATCCTGATAAGCAGAATGAGATAATTATAATAAGTCAACAATAAAAGGGTTAGTAAAGTTTTGTAAAATACATTATAGAAATACATGCTAAATTCAAGGTCTTTTCTTAAGGCAAACAAAAAGCACCAGAAATCCTTCATGGATTTTCTGGTGCCTATAATCATGTATTTGGCATATGCTTAGCTTGGATTAAATCATATTTTACGAAAAACACAATGACCTTAATCAAACTTGATATCCTGAATCATACCTACTAATTCAGCATTATGGGTGTATATGGTGTAAGACAATCCAATTTTCGCCTCCTGGCCACCGCAAGTCATATATGGGCCACTTACACTTACTTTGCACTTCATACCAATGGTTATGTTCTTCTTTGTTGGGTCTTTTGCAGCGGTTAATTCCCCATCCTTAGCCTCTGCTATCATATCTGCATCGGTCACTTCAATAGCCTCAATCACATCCTTTTGACGACTATTCTCACCAATTACCACATCACCTACAGCTAAAGCTTGTACATGATTGGGTTCTAAATTATTCACTTGTATAACCATGTATGCGTCTTTTTTCGTCGTATTCGCTCTAACAGCTATCATATCTTTTAACCAAAAGAACAACAAAACGCCTATTAGAACAATCACCATCAACATAAGGCGTTTACTCTTTGACTGCCTCTTTTCCATTTGTACGCTCCCTCCATCTTATCCCTTGAAAGTTAATGAACATTAAATCAAGTTTTCCCGATAGCTTTATTCAACATTCGTGCACATCTATTGGGCTGTTTCTAATTATAGCTAAAAACAAATCATATATCAACAATATTCACAAAGTTTTATTTCCTTATACATATCCCTTGTACATGGGTGTGAAATCAACTAAACAGTTTAAATGGTTAATAACCGTTCATTTTCTTTTAAAATCTCCGTTAAACCTTCTCCCCAATACTTCAGCTCTATGCCTAATCCTTCTAATGTTTCTGTTACACCTAGCTGGTCTGCACAAGCTTTACAAGCAGATACGTGAACACCTACATGAAGGGCTTGCTTAATCTTCTCTTGTATAAGCAGGTTTTCTGATACAAGCTTAGCTGTTGCCCCCCATATAATAATGGTAATGTCTTTCCAAAAATGATGCATCTTACCATTGATTGCATACATCATCACCATTTTATCCGAAGTTAATACATCTGCGTTGGTCCATAGTATATATAATTTATCAGGGTTATTCATCTTTTCATTACCTCCTAAAATCAATCATAAAATGTATGCCTCTATTTTACCATATCCATATGACATCCTTCTAGGACTAAAAAAAACTTTTTATATACTTTTACACATGTGTGTACAAAAAAATAAGGAGATAGATGATTAACTTACCTATCTCCTTCTAGCTATTACTTAACTAAACCTATTTTGTAAAATATTCAACGCCAGATTTAAAAATCATCTGATCTTTCTTACCCATAATATTCTTTGCCACATGACTACCAATCCGCTCGGAATGGCCCATTTTACCAAAAATACGACCATCTGGGCTGGTTATCCCTTCAATGGCATACATAGAACCATTGGGATTGAACGTGATATCCATGGTTGGGTTACCCTCAAAATTCACATATTGTGTTGCCACCTGTCCGTTATCAAATAGCTCCTTAGCAAGTTCTTCCCTTACAATAAAACGTCCTTCACCATGGGATACTGGAATGGCATGTACATCCCCCACTTGAACATTAGCTAACCAAGGTGACTTGTTGGACACAATTTTCGTATGTGCCATACAAGAGATATGTCGTCCTAAGGTATTGTAGGTTAAGGTTGGTGCTTCATGGGTTAATTGGCGAATATCCCCATAGGGTACAAGGCCTAATTTAACCAGCGCTTGGAAACCATTACAAATACCTAGCATCAATCCGTCACGCTCATAGAGCATCTTGAATACGGCTTCTTTAATAGAAGGATTGCGGAACACAGTAGCGATAAATTTACCAGAACCTTCTGGCTCATCCCCAGCACTAAAGCCACCTGGAATCATCACCATTTGACTATCTTCTATACGTTTTGTCATCTGGGTAATGGACCCCTTAATATCCTGAGATGTGAGATTTTTGAACACCAACATGTCCACACTTGCCCCTGCTCGTTCAAAAGCTTTCGCTGTATCGTATTCACAATTCGTCCCAGGGAATACAGGCATAAACACTTTAGGTTTAGCTGTTTTATGTTTACACACATAGACATGCTTGCTCTCATATACCTGTTGAAGGATGTCACCTTCCTCTTTTGTCTTGGTTGGGTATACCTTCTCTAACACATTTTCCCATACGTCAATCACTTCATCCAATGGAATACGTCTCATTTTATATTGAATCACTTGTTCACATTGGGTATGACCAACATGGATGTAATCGAGATTTTCTAATAACTTGCCATAATCAAGTGCGTGATCTATCTCTAACAGGATACTACCATATTGCTTCATATAAAGACGCTCTTCACCAATGGTTTCATTGATATGAACACCTATCTTATTCCCCATGGCCATCTTAGATATAGCTTCTACTAAACCTCCATCTGATACGGTATGGGCGGATAAAATCTTTCCATCTTGTATAAGCTCATGGATTCTTGTGTAATTCATCTTCAGCTGTTCAAAATCAGGTAAATTGTAAGCATCACGATGCAAGGGCAAGAAAATAAGTTGACTTCCTGCCTGCTTTAATTCTGGTGAAATAACATGATTCACATCCACTACATTCACCGCAAATGAAACCAAAGTAGGTGGTACATCAATATCACCAAATGTACC is drawn from Vallitalea pronyensis and contains these coding sequences:
- a CDS encoding ABC transporter substrate-binding protein gives rise to the protein MKKIVSLFLVFILAFTIVACNKKAKDPEPDNDPVVADEPSEKENEEDEKEPEPEPEPAEPSGHIMIGNPNFNGEFIEGWGNSSYDKNIRTLIFGGGLLTADEGGKFLLNYMTDSRDMSEDGLEHTFTLKSDIVFSDGAPLTADDVLFTYEFFLDQDNLLGAGGSSSINEYLESVEKMDDLTIKFKVKEKFYTTDSSVFTYNIMSKAWAMKDKPEDKSVQQHVKDTVFSNPIGSGPYKLVEFVENQFVKLTINDKFPGDFRGQKPMIKDIIVKVVSDETDIDELLTGNIDILPGVVEAEKIDAAKADGYKFSNYPRHGYGHLTFHNDYGPVRHKEVRQAIAYTIDRGVFREAFLGKYAMSTDGPYSTNYWMIDEDWVDDNLTKYTANKDKVDELLSGAGWAKNADGIWAKDDEVLEIELLAPGQSWADTLNLTLGKTGEEFGIKFNVSVIDFSILLNHYYGKEITDVNERKYHMFALATGLTIVFDGYVNWHSDKVQEPWGSATSTNNSRFINDKNDELLITMRLAENDDVYKEAYREWVKLMNDYMPILPLYSNDYHDLYNPRLKEFKTSALWEWAKAIVYCTVE
- a CDS encoding DUF4330 domain-containing protein; amino-acid sequence: MEKRQSKSKRLMLMVIVLIGVLLFFWLKDMIAVRANTTKKDAYMVIQVNNLEPNHVQALAVGDVVIGENSRQKDVIEAIEVTDADMIAEAKDGELTAAKDPTKKNITIGMKCKVSVSGPYMTCGGQEAKIGLSYTIYTHNAELVGMIQDIKFD
- a CDS encoding DsrE family protein, producing the protein MNNPDKLYILWTNADVLTSDKMVMMYAINGKMHHFWKDITIIIWGATAKLVSENLLIQEKIKQALHVGVHVSACKACADQLGVTETLEGLGIELKYWGEGLTEILKENERLLTI